Part of the Pseudobdellovibrionaceae bacterium genome, ATCCAGAAGCAGCTCGCTGCCCCATCATAAGGAGTCTCTCAGTGGAAAACCTTGGCGAATTTTTAGGTCCCGCATACGGCATCTTTCACGAGTACTGCGTACTCGCTATCTTCGGAACGATTCTCGTTCTGCTCTTTACCGGATACTTTGCTTCTCCCCTCATCGTTTGGTTTCTGATCGGCGCGGCTTTGCTCGTCGGTTGGGGAGCCCCGGCTTGGGCGTTGATTGCGCTTTTGGTCGTTTACCTGCTGTTCCAGATCGCGCCCATCCGTCGCGTGCTCTTCTCGAGCGTCGTGATGAAGATCCTCGGCCCCGCGATGCCGAAAATTTCCGAAACCGAAATGGTCGCGCTCGAGGCCGGCGTCAGCTGGATCGAAAAAGATCTTTTCTCGGGAAGCCCCGACGTCGGCAAGCTGATGGAAGAGAACTACCCCAAGCTCACCGCCGAAGAGCAAGCCTTCATGGACAACCAAGTCGAGAAGCTCTGCTCGATGATCGACGCGTGGAAACTCTGGAAGACCCGCGAGATGGATCAAGCCGTCTGGGACTACATGAAGAAAGAAAAATTCTTGGGCATGATCATCCCCAAGAAGTACGGCGGCCTGGAGTTCTCGGCGCTCGCGCACTCGGAAGTCGTCATGAAGCTCGCCAGCCGCTCGATCTCGGCTTGTATCACGGTCATGGTTCCGAACTCTCTCGGCCCGGCCGAACTGCTCGCGCACTACGGAACTGATGAGCAGAAAAATCGGTACCTCCCGAAACTCGCCATCGGCGAAGAGATGCCCTGCTTCGGTTTGACCGAACCCAACGCGGGTTCGGACGCGGGCTCGATCACATCTTCCGGTGAACTCTTCAAGGGTGACGACGGCAAGATCTACATGAAGCTCAACTGGAACAAACGTTGGATCACGCTGGCGGCGATCTCGACCGTCATCGGTCTGGCGTTCCGTTTGAAAGATCCCAAGAACTTGCTCGGTAAGGGCGAAGACCTCGGTATCACCGTGGCCCTCATCCCCGGCAACACCAAAGGCGTCGTCCTCGGAAAACGTCACGATCCCTTGGGCGTTCCGTTCTACAACTGTCCTACGCAAGGTCACGATGTCGTCGTCGATGCCGAGCAGTGCATCGTCGGCGGTCTGAAGAACGCGGGTCACGGCTGGCAGATGCTCATGGAGTGTTTGGCCGCGGGTCGCGGGATCTCTTTGCCCGCGCAAGCGACGGGTGGGGCAAAGCTCACGGCGCGGACGGCGTCCGCCCATTGCGTGGTGCGGAATCAGTTCGGCGTTTCCATCGGAAAATTCGAAGGGATCGAAGAGCCCCTCGCGCGTCTGGGTGGTTACACTTACGGGATCGAGGCGATGCGCCGCTTTACATTGGGTGCTTTGGACAAGGGCGTGAAGCCCGCGGTCATCACCGCCATCGGCAAATACTACGCGACCGAAATGGGTCGGACTTTGATCAACGACGGTATGGACATCCTGGGTGGCGCGGCGATTTCGCTGGGTCAACGGAACCTGCTGGCCGAGATCTACACCGCGACGCCCATCGGGATCACGGTTGAGGGCGCGAACATCATGACCCGCACGCTGATCATCTTCGGTCAGGGCGCGCTCCGTTCGCATCCTTACGCTTACAAAGAGGTGAAGGCGATCGCCGAAAAAGATCTGAACACTTTCGATCAGGTCTTCTGGGGACACGTCGGCCACATCGTGAACAACGCTTCGCGCTCGGTCCTCTTGTCGCTGACTCGCGGTTATCTGGCGTCGGCGCCGGTGCATCCGGAGCTGAAACTCTACGCGCGTCGTCTGCAATGGGCGTCGGCTTCGTTCGCGATCTTGGCGGATTTGGCCATGGGGACTTTGGGCGGTTCGCTGAAGTTCCGCGGGAAGATCACCGGTCGTTTCGCGGATATCCTGGCTTATATGTACATGATGACCGCGACCATCCGTCGTTTCGAGGCGGAAGGCCGTCGCGAGGACGACCTCGCTTACGCGAAGTATTTCTTGAAGCATTGCCTGACCGAAATGCAGTCGGCATTCGACGCGCTTTTCGACAATATGTACGGCATCAAGCAAAAAGGTTTCGGCGCGAAGCTGACCTTCGGCTTCCTGCACTTCATGTTCAAAACGGTGCTGGGTTCGTGGTCGCGCATCAACTCGATCGGCTCGCAGGCTTCGGATCACTTGCAACACGTGATCTGTAATTCGCTTTTGAGCGACTCGGCGGCCCGCAATCGTCTGGTCGACGGCATCTATCTGCCGAAGGGTGAAAACGAGCAGGCGGCCCGCCTCGAAAACGCGATGCGCTTGGTTCTGC contains:
- a CDS encoding acyl-CoA dehydrogenase; translation: MENLGEFLGPAYGIFHEYCVLAIFGTILVLLFTGYFASPLIVWFLIGAALLVGWGAPAWALIALLVVYLLFQIAPIRRVLFSSVVMKILGPAMPKISETEMVALEAGVSWIEKDLFSGSPDVGKLMEENYPKLTAEEQAFMDNQVEKLCSMIDAWKLWKTREMDQAVWDYMKKEKFLGMIIPKKYGGLEFSALAHSEVVMKLASRSISACITVMVPNSLGPAELLAHYGTDEQKNRYLPKLAIGEEMPCFGLTEPNAGSDAGSITSSGELFKGDDGKIYMKLNWNKRWITLAAISTVIGLAFRLKDPKNLLGKGEDLGITVALIPGNTKGVVLGKRHDPLGVPFYNCPTQGHDVVVDAEQCIVGGLKNAGHGWQMLMECLAAGRGISLPAQATGGAKLTARTASAHCVVRNQFGVSIGKFEGIEEPLARLGGYTYGIEAMRRFTLGALDKGVKPAVITAIGKYYATEMGRTLINDGMDILGGAAISLGQRNLLAEIYTATPIGITVEGANIMTRTLIIFGQGALRSHPYAYKEVKAIAEKDLNTFDQVFWGHVGHIVNNASRSVLLSLTRGYLASAPVHPELKLYARRLQWASASFAILADLAMGTLGGSLKFRGKITGRFADILAYMYMMTATIRRFEAEGRREDDLAYAKYFLKHCLTEMQSAFDALFDNMYGIKQKGFGAKLTFGFLHFMFKTVLGSWSRINSIGSQASDHLQHVICNSLLSDSAARNRLVDGIYLPKGENEQAARLENAMRLVLQAEAIESKVYKARKGGQLPRIKGAALMEAAKEKNVITSDEYAILKKAVDARWDTIQVDDFTQEAYHANH